A genome region from Tolypothrix sp. PCC 7712 includes the following:
- a CDS encoding FIST signal transduction protein, whose protein sequence is MLKVVVGHSEDPDSQDAITEVLEHCVRDLDGVIPQAGILFAAIDFEHDLIVKEINQAFPKIELIGCTTDGEVSSGLGFQQDSLTLMLFYSDNVEIRAGVGYGAKNNPLEAAKQAVQQATQKSTNSAKLCITVPASYIEDGSTTNGELILQGLKLALGSEMPILGGTAGDQFRFTKTYQFFCNEVLTDSLPVLIFSGDIKFSYGIGCGWEPIGLKSIVTKSQGTILYEIEGMTALAYYERYLGDRPPTAEHPLAVYEGDSDRYYMRVPNTYDVETGSINFLGNVPEQAIVQVTDISRDDVIAASETSFKNALANYPGTQPEAVLLFSCCCRRWLLGTRAKEEYQLVKNALCAEVPICGFYTYGEFAPLEPHGSSYYHQETFVTLLLGTK, encoded by the coding sequence ATGCTAAAAGTTGTTGTTGGACATAGTGAAGATCCAGATTCTCAAGATGCTATTACAGAAGTTTTAGAACATTGTGTCAGGGATTTAGATGGTGTGATTCCTCAAGCAGGTATCTTATTTGCTGCTATTGATTTCGAGCATGATTTAATCGTTAAAGAAATTAACCAAGCCTTTCCCAAAATTGAATTGATTGGTTGCACTACCGATGGTGAAGTGTCTTCTGGCTTAGGATTTCAACAAGATTCTTTAACACTCATGCTTTTTTACTCTGACAATGTAGAAATTCGTGCGGGTGTGGGGTATGGTGCAAAAAATAACCCTTTAGAGGCGGCTAAACAAGCTGTACAACAAGCAACTCAAAAAAGTACTAATAGTGCGAAATTATGTATTACTGTTCCCGCAAGTTATATAGAAGATGGTTCCACAACTAATGGCGAGTTAATTCTACAAGGATTAAAACTAGCCTTAGGTTCAGAAATGCCAATTTTAGGTGGTACAGCAGGCGATCAATTTAGGTTTACCAAAACCTATCAATTTTTCTGCAACGAAGTACTAACAGATTCCCTACCAGTTTTAATCTTTTCTGGAGATATCAAATTTTCCTATGGAATTGGTTGTGGCTGGGAACCCATTGGACTCAAAAGCATTGTTACCAAATCTCAAGGAACCATCCTCTACGAGATTGAAGGGATGACAGCACTAGCATATTATGAGCGCTATTTAGGCGATCGCCCTCCGACTGCGGAGCATCCCTTAGCTGTGTATGAAGGAGATAGCGATCGCTATTATATGCGAGTACCTAATACTTACGATGTAGAAACTGGTAGCATCAATTTTCTTGGTAATGTGCCAGAACAAGCCATAGTTCAAGTTACAGATATTAGTAGAGATGATGTCATTGCAGCATCAGAAACATCATTTAAAAATGCTTTAGCAAATTATCCTGGAACGCAACCAGAAGCAGTTTTACTATTTTCTTGTTGCTGTCGTCGTTGGCTTTTAGGAACAAGAGCCAAAGAAGAATATCAACTAGTCAAAAATGCACTGTGTGCAGAAGTACCTATTTGTGGATTCTACACCTACGGTGAATTTGCCCCCTTAGAACCTCATGGTTCCTCTTACTATCACCAAGAAACTTTTGTGACTTTGCTTCTAGGAACAAAGTAG